The proteins below come from a single Limosilactobacillus reuteri genomic window:
- a CDS encoding methyltransferase domain-containing protein codes for MKKVERQREMVKNNLALFQCPVCEQPMERVEGNSIICGNNHRFDFNRHGYLHFLNGAANTEYDCSMFESRRQLLNAGLFKPIIENISKFLPSKSLRILDVGTGEGTPLLQLETIRANCNDTMIGFDISKPGITLATQLSLKAFFCVADLRKLPFNDESFDCILELFSPSDYQEFKRVLTKDGTLIKVIPNANYLVELRHLLYKTGERNYHYDNSRVIELFKRHYPHSKVETVTYQFRIPDGLQQSMLEMTPLHWGANAKRLSKEELTQLKTITVDVSLLIAKKAN; via the coding sequence TTGAAAAAAGTTGAACGTCAACGAGAAATGGTAAAAAATAATCTTGCCCTTTTTCAATGCCCTGTTTGTGAACAGCCAATGGAGAGAGTTGAAGGAAATAGTATTATTTGCGGAAATAACCACCGATTTGACTTTAATCGGCATGGTTATCTTCACTTTCTTAATGGAGCGGCTAATACTGAATATGATTGCTCAATGTTTGAATCTCGTCGTCAGCTATTAAATGCAGGACTATTTAAGCCAATTATTGAAAATATCAGTAAATTCTTACCTTCAAAATCTTTAAGGATCTTAGATGTAGGAACTGGGGAAGGAACACCATTATTACAATTAGAAACAATCCGTGCTAACTGTAATGATACGATGATTGGCTTTGATATTTCGAAACCAGGGATAACGCTTGCTACTCAGTTATCGTTAAAGGCATTTTTTTGTGTAGCTGATTTACGTAAATTACCTTTTAATGATGAGAGTTTTGATTGTATATTAGAGTTGTTTTCTCCATCTGATTATCAAGAGTTTAAACGGGTTCTAACAAAAGATGGGACCCTTATTAAGGTAATTCCTAACGCTAACTACTTAGTCGAATTACGTCACCTCTTATATAAAACAGGAGAACGCAATTACCACTATGATAATTCACGAGTAATCGAGTTATTTAAACGACATTATCCGCATAGTAAAGTTGAAACGGTAACCTACCAATTTAGAATCCCAGACGGCTTACAACAATCAATGTTAGAAATGACACCTTTACACTGGGGAGCAAACGCTAAAAGATTATCTAAAGAAGAATTAACTCAATTGAAAACAATTACGGTGGATGTAAGCTTATTAATTGCGAAAAAAGCTAATTAA